The Flavobacterium piscisymbiosum genome includes a region encoding these proteins:
- the nadD gene encoding nicotinate (nicotinamide) nucleotide adenylyltransferase: protein MKIGLYFGTYNPIHVGHLIIANHMAEFADLDQIWMVVTPHNPLKKKSTLLDDHQRLEMVHLATEDYPKIKPSDIEFKLPQPNYTVNTLVHLHEKYPTHDFSLIMGEDNLKTLHKWKNYEVLLDQYEIYVYPRLEDKTQTGETLEEEPNTLKSHPNIHIIDAPIVEISATFIRKSIKEGKNIQPLLPPKVWEYIDHNNFYKK, encoded by the coding sequence ATGAAGATAGGCCTTTATTTCGGAACGTATAATCCCATTCATGTTGGCCACTTAATTATTGCCAATCACATGGCGGAGTTTGCCGATTTAGATCAGATTTGGATGGTGGTTACGCCTCACAATCCGCTAAAAAAGAAATCTACCTTATTAGACGATCATCAACGTTTAGAAATGGTGCATCTGGCAACAGAAGATTATCCAAAAATTAAACCTTCGGATATTGAGTTTAAATTACCTCAGCCTAATTATACAGTGAATACTTTGGTTCATTTGCATGAAAAGTATCCAACGCATGATTTCTCCTTAATCATGGGCGAAGACAATTTGAAAACGCTTCATAAATGGAAAAACTACGAGGTACTTCTGGATCAATATGAAATTTATGTTTATCCAAGACTCGAAGACAAAACACAAACTGGTGAAACTTTAGAAGAAGAACCAAATACTTTAAAATCGCACCCTAATATTCATATTATTGATGCTCCAATTGTAGAAATTTCTGCTACTTTTATTAGAAAAAGCATAAAAGAAGGAAAAAACATTCAACCGTTATTACCTCCAAAAGTTTGGGAATATATCGATCATAATAATTTTTATAAGAAATAA
- a CDS encoding nicotinate phosphoribosyltransferase, with protein sequence MNPLLLTDGYKVDHRRQYPDKTTLVYSNWTPRKSRIEGLDEVVFFGLQYFIKKYIIHDFDADFFKQPKEEVVKKYSRRINNYLGENQVGTKHIEDLHDLGYIPMVFKALPEGSSVPLRVPMFTMYNTLPEFFWLTNYFETLLSAVIWLPCNSATIAKEYRKVLDKYADETSSVPEFVDWQAHDFSMRGMGGIEAAITSAAGHLLSFTGSDTIPVIDFFEDYYNANSDTELIAGSVAATEHSVMCMGTTEGECETFKRLVTEVYPKGIVSIVSDTWDLWKVLTDYLPRLKEDIVAREGKVVIRPDSGDPVDIICGNPNGKTEQEKKGVIELLWDVFGGSTNAKGHKELIPQIGAIYGDSITVARATQIAERLKEKGFASTNVVLGIGSFTYQYNTRDTFGFAMKATYGEVDGEGRAIFKDPITDDGTKKSAKGLMKIDLVDGVYHLTDNVSWEEEKQGELKEVFRDGKLLVDQSLSDIRARVKSDVNIEA encoded by the coding sequence ATGAACCCACTATTATTAACAGACGGTTACAAAGTTGACCACAGAAGACAATATCCGGACAAAACCACATTAGTATATTCTAACTGGACACCTAGAAAATCAAGAATTGAAGGTCTTGATGAGGTGGTGTTTTTTGGATTGCAATATTTCATCAAAAAATATATCATTCACGATTTTGATGCTGATTTTTTCAAACAGCCAAAAGAAGAAGTGGTTAAAAAATACTCACGAAGAATCAATAATTATTTGGGCGAAAACCAGGTTGGGACAAAACATATCGAAGATTTACACGATTTAGGATATATTCCGATGGTTTTTAAAGCATTGCCAGAAGGATCAAGCGTTCCTTTGAGAGTGCCAATGTTTACGATGTACAATACACTTCCGGAATTTTTCTGGTTGACGAATTATTTCGAAACCTTACTTTCTGCGGTAATTTGGCTGCCATGTAACTCTGCTACAATTGCAAAAGAGTATAGAAAAGTATTAGACAAATATGCTGACGAAACTTCATCTGTTCCTGAATTTGTAGATTGGCAGGCACATGATTTCTCAATGAGAGGAATGGGCGGAATCGAAGCGGCAATCACTTCTGCAGCCGGACATTTATTGAGTTTTACAGGATCAGATACCATTCCGGTAATTGATTTCTTCGAAGATTATTACAATGCCAATTCAGATACCGAATTAATCGCAGGTTCAGTGGCAGCAACAGAGCATTCTGTAATGTGTATGGGAACTACCGAAGGCGAGTGCGAAACGTTTAAAAGATTAGTAACAGAAGTTTATCCAAAAGGAATCGTTTCTATCGTTTCTGATACCTGGGATTTATGGAAAGTTTTAACGGATTATTTACCACGTTTAAAAGAAGATATTGTTGCCAGAGAAGGTAAAGTTGTGATTCGTCCTGATAGTGGAGATCCGGTTGATATTATCTGCGGAAATCCAAACGGAAAAACAGAACAAGAAAAGAAAGGCGTGATTGAGCTTCTTTGGGATGTTTTTGGAGGATCAACTAATGCAAAAGGACACAAAGAGCTTATTCCGCAAATTGGAGCTATTTACGGCGATAGTATCACGGTTGCTAGAGCAACTCAAATTGCAGAACGATTAAAAGAAAAAGGTTTTGCTTCTACAAACGTTGTTTTAGGAATTGGTTCTTTTACATACCAATACAATACCAGAGATACTTTTGGTTTTGCCATGAAAGCAACATATGGTGAAGTAGACGGAGAAGGAAGAGCGATCTTTAAAGATCCAATTACAGATGACGGAACTAAAAAATCAGCCAAAGGATTAATGAAAATTGATTTAGTCGACGGCGTATATCATTTAACCGATAATGTTTCATGGGAAGAAGAAAAACAAGGCGAATTGAAAGAAGTTTTCAGAGACGGAAAACTTTTAGTTGATCAGTCTTTAAGCGATATTAGAGCGAGAGTTAAAAGTGATGTTAATATTGAAGCATAA
- a CDS encoding metallophosphoesterase family protein: protein MKRTLVFGDIHGGLKALIQLLERIDYSENDRFVFLGDYVDGWSESAQVIDFLIELSQKQECIFIRGNHDVWCHEWLKNDVVNDIWFVHGGKSTIESYQNIDSFEKEKHCNFFENMKDYFVDENNNLFIHAGFSSMHGPDKEHYKTNFSWDRTLWEMALTMDKRIKKDSLSYPKRLLLYNEIYIGHTPTLHYNIEIPMQGCNVWNIDTGAGFYGKLSCIDVATKVFWQSDAVQEFYPNEKGRNKA from the coding sequence ATGAAACGAACTTTAGTTTTTGGAGATATTCACGGCGGTTTAAAAGCATTGATTCAATTATTAGAACGAATTGATTATTCAGAAAATGACCGATTTGTTTTTCTGGGAGATTATGTCGATGGCTGGAGCGAATCGGCGCAAGTGATTGACTTTCTGATTGAATTATCCCAAAAGCAAGAATGCATTTTTATAAGAGGAAATCATGATGTTTGGTGTCACGAATGGCTGAAGAATGATGTTGTAAACGACATTTGGTTTGTACACGGAGGAAAATCAACGATAGAAAGTTATCAGAATATTGATTCTTTCGAAAAAGAAAAACATTGTAATTTTTTTGAAAACATGAAAGATTATTTTGTAGATGAAAATAATAATTTGTTTATTCACGCAGGATTTTCGTCGATGCATGGTCCGGACAAGGAACATTACAAAACAAATTTTTCCTGGGACAGAACCCTTTGGGAAATGGCATTAACAATGGACAAAAGAATCAAAAAGGATTCGCTTTCGTATCCGAAAAGATTATTGCTTTATAATGAAATTTACATTGGCCATACGCCAACGCTTCATTACAATATAGAGATTCCAATGCAAGGTTGCAATGTCTGGAATATTGATACCGGAGCGGGTTTTTACGGAAAATTAAGTTGTATCGATGTTGCAACTAAAGTATTTTGGCAAAGCGATGCTGTACAGGAATTTTATCCCAATGAAAAAGGAAGAAATAAAGCTTAA
- the gmk gene encoding guanylate kinase, whose protein sequence is MNKGKLIVFSAPSGSGKTTIVRHLLGKEDLNLEFSISAASRDPRGEEEHGKDYYFISLEEFKKHIKAENFLEWEEVYRDNFYGTLKAEIERIWALGKNVIFDIDVAGGLRIKHKFPDQTLAVFVKPPSVDELKRRLKERSTESDDKINMRIAKASVELATAPQFDTIIKNYDLDTAKEEAYQLVKAFVNKD, encoded by the coding sequence ATGAACAAAGGAAAATTAATTGTTTTCTCTGCACCATCCGGATCGGGAAAAACAACTATAGTAAGACACTTACTTGGGAAAGAGGATTTAAATTTAGAATTTTCGATCTCAGCGGCTTCACGCGACCCACGCGGAGAAGAGGAACACGGAAAAGATTATTATTTTATTTCGCTGGAAGAATTCAAAAAACACATTAAAGCCGAAAATTTCCTGGAATGGGAAGAAGTATATCGTGACAATTTTTACGGTACTCTTAAAGCCGAAATTGAACGTATCTGGGCTTTGGGCAAAAACGTGATTTTTGATATTGATGTTGCCGGCGGATTGCGTATTAAACATAAATTTCCGGATCAAACGCTTGCTGTTTTTGTAAAACCTCCAAGTGTAGATGAACTAAAACGCAGATTGAAAGAGCGTTCTACCGAAAGTGATGACAAAATTAATATGCGTATTGCAAAAGCTTCTGTTGAGTTGGCTACTGCGCCTCAGTTTGACACGATTATAAAAAATTACGATTTAGATACGGCTAAAGAAGAAGCGTATCAATTAGTGAAAGCTTTTGTAAATAAAGACTAG
- a CDS encoding DoxX family protein, with the protein MINLFEIKRNENYLSIIILVIRIAIATLMISHGLSKLNMLLAGGEIQFPDPLGVGKTASLTLAVFAEVLCSFFIFIGLATRLATLPLIITMLVAVFVIHGADPIDVKEMGILYLLFYVLLLVTGSGKFSIDYLISKKNRY; encoded by the coding sequence ATGATTAATTTATTTGAAATAAAAAGAAACGAAAATTATCTGAGTATCATTATTCTTGTCATTAGAATAGCTATTGCGACATTGATGATTTCTCATGGTTTATCTAAACTGAATATGCTTTTGGCCGGAGGTGAAATTCAGTTTCCTGACCCGCTTGGAGTAGGAAAAACAGCTTCGTTGACTCTTGCCGTTTTTGCAGAAGTACTTTGCTCCTTTTTTATCTTCATTGGTTTAGCCACAAGATTGGCGACTTTGCCATTAATTATTACAATGTTAGTTGCTGTATTTGTTATTCATGGAGCTGACCCAATCGATGTAAAAGAAATGGGAATATTATATTTACTGTTTTATGTACTTCTTTTGGTAACCGGAAGTGGTAAATTCTCTATTGATTATTTGATTTCAAAAAAGAATCGCTACTAA